A stretch of the Camelina sativa cultivar DH55 unplaced genomic scaffold, Cs unpScaffold00427, whole genome shotgun sequence genome encodes the following:
- the LOC104773022 gene encoding proline dehydrogenase 1, mitochondrial: MATRLLRTNFIRRSYRLPTFSPVGPPTVTASTAVVPEILSFGQQAPEPPLHHPKPTEQQSHDDLDLSDQARLFSSIPTSDLLRSTAVLHAAAIGPMVDLGTWVMSSKLMDAAVTRGMVLGLVKGTFYDHFCAGENADAAAERVRSVYEATGLKGMLVYGVEHADDAASCDDNMQQFIRTIEAAKSLPTSHFSSVVVKITAICPISLLKRVSDLLRWEYKSPGFKLSWKLKSFPVFSDSSPLYHTNSEPEPLTAEEELELAAAHTRIQEICRKCQESNVPLLIDAEDTILQPAIDYMAYSSAILFNADKDRPIVYNTIQAYLRDAGERLHLAVQNAEKENVPMGFKLVRGAYMSSEASLADSLGCKSPVHDTIQDTHSCYNDCMTFLMEKASNGSGFGVVLATHNADSGRLASRKASDLGIDKQNGKIEFAQLYGMSDALSFGLKRAGFNVSKYMPFGPVETAIPYLLRRAYENRGMMATGAHDRQLMRMELKRRLIAGIA; the protein is encoded by the exons ATGGCAACCCGTCTCCTCCGAACAAACTTTATCCGGCGATCTTACCGTTTACCCACTTTTAGCCCGGTGGGTCCTCCCACCGTGACTGCTTCCACCGCAGTCGTCCCGGAGATCCTCTCCTTTGGACAACAAGCACCGGAACCACCTCTCCACCACCCAAAACCCACCGAGCAACAATCTCACGATGATCTCGATCTCTCCGACCAAGCCCGTCTCTTCTCCTCTATCCCTACCTCTGATCTTCTCCGTTCCACCGCCGTGCTGCATGCGGCGGCAATAGGTCCTATGGTGGATCTAGGAACGTGGGTCATGAGCTCTAAACTTATGGACGCTGCCGTGACGCGTGGCATGGTCCTAGGGCTCGTGAAAGGTACGTTTTATGACCATTTTTGCGCCGGTGAAAATGCCGACGCAGCCGCTGAGCGCGTGAGAAGCGTTTATGAGGCTACTGGTCTTAAAGGGATGCTCGTCTATGGCGTCGAACACGCCGATGACGCTGCATCTTGTGATGATAACATGCAACAATTCATTCGAACCATTGAAGCTGCCAAATCTTTACCTACATCCCAC TTTAGCTCAGTGGTGGTGAAGATAACCGCGATTTGTCCAATTAGTCTTCTGAAACGAGTGAGCGATCTGCTTCGATGGGAATACAAGAGTCCAGGTTTCAAACTCTCGTGGAAGCTCAAATCGTTTCCGGTTTTCTCCGATTCGAGTCCTCTCTACCACACAAACTCAGAACCGGAACCCTTAACCGCGGAAGAAGAATTGGAGCTCGCAGCAGCCCACACAAGGATCCAAGAAATCTGTAGGAAATGCCAAGAGTCCAATGTACCATTGCTGATCGATGCGGAAGACACAATCCTCCAACCCGCGATCGACTACATGGCTTACTCATCGGCGATCCTGTTCAACGCGGACAAAGACCGACCGATTGTTTACAACACGATTCAGGCGTACTTGAGAGACGCCGGTGAAAGATTGCATTTGGCTGTACAAAATGCCGAGAAAGAGAATGTTCCTATGGGGTTCAAGTTGGTAAGAGGCGCTTACATGTCTAGCGAAGCTAGTTTGGCAGATTCCTTGGGTTGCAAGTCGCCGGTCCACGACACAATCCAGGACACGCACTCTTGTTACAACGACTGTATGACCTTCCTGATGGAGAAAGCCTCGAACGGATCAGGTTTCGGGGTCGTTCTTGCAACACATAACGCTGATTCGG GGAGACTTGCGTCTAGGAAAGCGAGTGACCTCGGTATCGATAAACAGAACGGCAAGATAGAGTTTGCACAGCTATACGGAATGTCAGATGCATTGTCCTTCGGTCTAAAGAGAGCTGGGTTCAATGTGAGCAAGTACATGCCGTTTGGACCAGTCGAAACCGCTATACCGTATCTTCTCCGACGTGCTTATGAGAACCGGGGAATGATGGCAACCGGAGCGCATGACCGCCAACTCATGAG GATGGAACTCAAGAGGAGGTTAATCGCCGGGATTGCATAA
- the LOC104773033 gene encoding uncharacterized protein LOC104773033, translating into MANDEWRAHYPASEVEYLEMIESDHRPSIIKIRRTTDRGIRPFQFDTRLCQRPELSAVIESSWNSNRLGHRLTILDRIKNCRSNISAWKRQNNTNSALRIKELIKIIDRAHSDGNTTTEHIHELQQDLLQAYRDEEKYWQLKSRCQWMNEGDRNTKFFNAFVKNRIARNRLKSIKDHQGADLYGNKEIAVEAERFFGELFSKPGQSDLNELYATLSQ; encoded by the coding sequence ATGGCTAATGATGAGTGGCGAGCTCACTATCCTGCATCTGAGGTTGAATATCTGGAAATGATCGAATCTGATCATCGACCCTCAATCATCAAAATTAGACGCACAACCGACAGAGGAATCAGGCCTTTCCAGTTTGATACTAGACTTTGCCAAAGACCGGAGTTGTCAGCGGTGATCGAATCATCTTGGAATAGCAACAGATTAGGCCATCGACTAACCATATTGGATAGGATAAAGAATTGTCGTAGCAACATTTCAGCCTGGAAGCGACAAAACAACACCAATTCTGCTCTACGGATCAAGGAATTGATAAAGATTATTGATCGAGCTCACAGTGATGGAAACACAACAACTGAACACATACATGAGCTGCAACAAGATCTTCTCCAGGCGTATAGAGATGAGGAAAAATATTGGCAACTCAAAAGTAGATGTCAATGGATGAACGAGGGTGACCGCAACACTAAGTTCTTCAACGCCTTTGTGAAAAATAGAATTGCCAGGAATAGACTGAAATCGATAAAGGACCACCAAGGAGCTGATTTATATGGGAATAAAGAGATAGCAGTTGAAGCAGAGCGATTTTTTGGTGAGCTATTCTCCAAACCAGGACAATCTGATCTCAACGAGCTCTACGCAACATTAAGCCAGTAG